In Takifugu flavidus isolate HTHZ2018 chromosome 5, ASM371156v2, whole genome shotgun sequence, the following proteins share a genomic window:
- the pias2 gene encoding E3 SUMO-protein ligase PIAS2 isoform X1, producing the protein MNLQPPVPVIHPVHPDVQMKPLPFYDVLDVLIKPSSLGAGTAQRYHQEKYFVFALTPQQVREVCISRDFLPGGRRDYMVQIQLRFCLSETSCPQEDNYPNSLCIKVNGKIFPLPGYVPPAKNGMEQKRQGRPLNITSLVRLSSAVPNQISVTWSPEIGKTYSLSVYLVRQLTSPLLLQRLRMKGIRNPDHSRALIKEKLTADPDSEIATTSLRVSLICPLGKMRLTVPCRAVTCSHLQCFDAALYLQMNEKKPTWICPVCDKKAAYESLIIDGLFLEILNDCSDKDEIQFQQDGTWCPMKPKKESFKVPTPLFQKIEPSAPPRQSSMYCNSSETSSTKKADVIDLTIESSSSSDEDEAEFRIPPSKKHCVYISKNEEVHAKGVLAYQPSVCLPNVQALDPSYLTSTLPDYAVPFHSSTLATIPTDPQSLDMFSFIQDPQQYQPQMFLDNLTSSMQSVAAANTSTALMPSASSHYDTISHTTASVHESQVITRGRTDGSIADIISLD; encoded by the exons ATGAATCTCCAACCACCAGTACCTGTGATACACCCCGTCCATCCTGATGTCCAAATGAAGCCCCTGCCTTTCTATGATGTGCTAGATGTCCTAATCAAGCCTTCGAGTTTAG GAGCAGGCACTGCACAGAGGTACCACCAAGAAAAATATTTTGTCTTTGCCTTGACACCACAACAGGTTCGAGAAGTATGCATATCGAG GGATTTTCTTCCTGGTGGCAGGAGGGACTACATGGTTCAAATCCAGCTACG ATTTTGCTTATCAGAGACAAGTTGCCCTCAAGAGGACAATTATCCAAACAGTCTCTGTATAAAAGTCAATGGGAAGATTTTCCCTTTGCCT GGTTATGTACCTCCAGCCAAAAATGGCATGGAACAGAAGAGACAAGGCAGACCTCTCAACATCACTTCACTTGTCCGGCTCTCCTCTGCAGTACCAAATCAGATTTCGGTGACTTGGTCTCCTGAAATTGGAAAA ACCTATTCCTTGTCTGTTTACCTGGTGAGGCAACTGACATCCCCACTCCTCCTGCAGAGACTGAGGATGAAGGGGATCCGAAACCCCGATCACTCCAGAGCCCTCA TCAAAGAAAAgctgacagcagatccagacAGTGAGATTGCTACAACAAGTCTCCGAGTTTCACTTATTTGCCCG ttGGGGAAGATGCGTCTGACAGTGCCTTGCCGGGCAGTTACCTGCTCTCACCTGCAGTGTTTTGATGCTGCCCTGTACCTGCAGATGAATGAAAAGAAACCAACCTggatctgtcctgtgtgtgacAAGAAGGCTGCCTATGAAAGTCTTATTATAGATGG GTTATTCTTGGAGATTCTGAATGACTGTTCAGACAAGGATGAAATTCAATTCCAGCAAGATGGAACATGGTGTCCAATGAAACCAAAGAAAGAGTCTTTCAAAGTCCCCACGCCATTGTTTCAAAAAATTGAGC CCTCTGCTCCACCCCGTCAGTCTTCAATGTATTGCAATTCCTCTGAGACCAGCTCTACCAAGAAGGCAGATGTGATCGACCTGACGATAGAAAGCTCCTCATCTTCCGATGAGGATGAGGCAGAGTTCAGGATCCCACCATCCAAGAAACACTGTGTTTACATTTCTAAAAATGAGGAGGTGCATGCGAAAGG GGTGTTGGCCTATCAGcccagtgtgtgtttgccaaATGTCCAGGCTTTGGACCCGTCATATCTGACATCTACACTTCCTGACTATGCAGTACCCTTTCACTCCTCCACCCTGGCCACGATTCCTACAGACCCACAGA GTCTGGATATGTTTTCCTTCATTCAAGACCCCCAG CAGTACCAGCCCCAGATGTTCCTGGACAACCTGACCAGCAGCATGCAAAGTGTGGCTGCAGCCAACACCAGTACAGCCCTCATGCCCTCAGCAAGCAGCCACTACGACACCATCAGCCACACTACTGCATCAGTGCATGAGTCCCAGGTCATTACGAGAGGACGGACTGATGGCAGTATCGCAGATATTATTTCTTTAGACTGA
- the pias2 gene encoding E3 SUMO-protein ligase PIAS2 isoform X2 translates to MNLQPPVPVIHPVHPDVQMKPLPFYDVLDVLIKPSSLGAGTAQRYHQEKYFVFALTPQQVREVCISRDFLPGGRRDYMVQIQLRFCLSETSCPQEDNYPNSLCIKVNGKIFPLPGYVPPAKNGMEQKRQGRPLNITSLVRLSSAVPNQISVTWSPEIGKTYSLSVYLVRQLTSPLLLQRLRMKGIRNPDHSRALIKEKLTADPDSEIATTSLRVSLICPLGKMRLTVPCRAVTCSHLQCFDAALYLQMNEKKPTWICPVCDKKAAYESLIIDGLFLEILNDCSDKDEIQFQQDGTWCPMKPKKESFKVPTPLFQKIEPSAPPRQSSMYCNSSETSSTKKADVIDLTIESSSSSDEDEAEFRIPPSKKHCVYISKNEEVHAKGVLAYQPSVCLPNVQALDPSYLTSTLPDYAVPFHSSTLATIPTDPQSLDMFSFIQDPQYQPQMFLDNLTSSMQSVAAANTSTALMPSASSHYDTISHTTASVHESQVITRGRTDGSIADIISLD, encoded by the exons ATGAATCTCCAACCACCAGTACCTGTGATACACCCCGTCCATCCTGATGTCCAAATGAAGCCCCTGCCTTTCTATGATGTGCTAGATGTCCTAATCAAGCCTTCGAGTTTAG GAGCAGGCACTGCACAGAGGTACCACCAAGAAAAATATTTTGTCTTTGCCTTGACACCACAACAGGTTCGAGAAGTATGCATATCGAG GGATTTTCTTCCTGGTGGCAGGAGGGACTACATGGTTCAAATCCAGCTACG ATTTTGCTTATCAGAGACAAGTTGCCCTCAAGAGGACAATTATCCAAACAGTCTCTGTATAAAAGTCAATGGGAAGATTTTCCCTTTGCCT GGTTATGTACCTCCAGCCAAAAATGGCATGGAACAGAAGAGACAAGGCAGACCTCTCAACATCACTTCACTTGTCCGGCTCTCCTCTGCAGTACCAAATCAGATTTCGGTGACTTGGTCTCCTGAAATTGGAAAA ACCTATTCCTTGTCTGTTTACCTGGTGAGGCAACTGACATCCCCACTCCTCCTGCAGAGACTGAGGATGAAGGGGATCCGAAACCCCGATCACTCCAGAGCCCTCA TCAAAGAAAAgctgacagcagatccagacAGTGAGATTGCTACAACAAGTCTCCGAGTTTCACTTATTTGCCCG ttGGGGAAGATGCGTCTGACAGTGCCTTGCCGGGCAGTTACCTGCTCTCACCTGCAGTGTTTTGATGCTGCCCTGTACCTGCAGATGAATGAAAAGAAACCAACCTggatctgtcctgtgtgtgacAAGAAGGCTGCCTATGAAAGTCTTATTATAGATGG GTTATTCTTGGAGATTCTGAATGACTGTTCAGACAAGGATGAAATTCAATTCCAGCAAGATGGAACATGGTGTCCAATGAAACCAAAGAAAGAGTCTTTCAAAGTCCCCACGCCATTGTTTCAAAAAATTGAGC CCTCTGCTCCACCCCGTCAGTCTTCAATGTATTGCAATTCCTCTGAGACCAGCTCTACCAAGAAGGCAGATGTGATCGACCTGACGATAGAAAGCTCCTCATCTTCCGATGAGGATGAGGCAGAGTTCAGGATCCCACCATCCAAGAAACACTGTGTTTACATTTCTAAAAATGAGGAGGTGCATGCGAAAGG GGTGTTGGCCTATCAGcccagtgtgtgtttgccaaATGTCCAGGCTTTGGACCCGTCATATCTGACATCTACACTTCCTGACTATGCAGTACCCTTTCACTCCTCCACCCTGGCCACGATTCCTACAGACCCACAGA GTCTGGATATGTTTTCCTTCATTCAAGACCCCCAG TACCAGCCCCAGATGTTCCTGGACAACCTGACCAGCAGCATGCAAAGTGTGGCTGCAGCCAACACCAGTACAGCCCTCATGCCCTCAGCAAGCAGCCACTACGACACCATCAGCCACACTACTGCATCAGTGCATGAGTCCCAGGTCATTACGAGAGGACGGACTGATGGCAGTATCGCAGATATTATTTCTTTAGACTGA
- the pias2 gene encoding E3 SUMO-protein ligase PIAS2 isoform X3 produces MKPLPFYDVLDVLIKPSSLGAGTAQRYHQEKYFVFALTPQQVREVCISRDFLPGGRRDYMVQIQLRFCLSETSCPQEDNYPNSLCIKVNGKIFPLPGYVPPAKNGMEQKRQGRPLNITSLVRLSSAVPNQISVTWSPEIGKTYSLSVYLVRQLTSPLLLQRLRMKGIRNPDHSRALIKEKLTADPDSEIATTSLRVSLICPLGKMRLTVPCRAVTCSHLQCFDAALYLQMNEKKPTWICPVCDKKAAYESLIIDGLFLEILNDCSDKDEIQFQQDGTWCPMKPKKESFKVPTPLFQKIEPSAPPRQSSMYCNSSETSSTKKADVIDLTIESSSSSDEDEAEFRIPPSKKHCVYISKNEEVHAKGVLAYQPSVCLPNVQALDPSYLTSTLPDYAVPFHSSTLATIPTDPQSLDMFSFIQDPQQYQPQMFLDNLTSSMQSVAAANTSTALMPSASSHYDTISHTTASVHESQVITRGRTDGSIADIISLD; encoded by the exons ATGAAGCCCCTGCCTTTCTATGATGTGCTAGATGTCCTAATCAAGCCTTCGAGTTTAG GAGCAGGCACTGCACAGAGGTACCACCAAGAAAAATATTTTGTCTTTGCCTTGACACCACAACAGGTTCGAGAAGTATGCATATCGAG GGATTTTCTTCCTGGTGGCAGGAGGGACTACATGGTTCAAATCCAGCTACG ATTTTGCTTATCAGAGACAAGTTGCCCTCAAGAGGACAATTATCCAAACAGTCTCTGTATAAAAGTCAATGGGAAGATTTTCCCTTTGCCT GGTTATGTACCTCCAGCCAAAAATGGCATGGAACAGAAGAGACAAGGCAGACCTCTCAACATCACTTCACTTGTCCGGCTCTCCTCTGCAGTACCAAATCAGATTTCGGTGACTTGGTCTCCTGAAATTGGAAAA ACCTATTCCTTGTCTGTTTACCTGGTGAGGCAACTGACATCCCCACTCCTCCTGCAGAGACTGAGGATGAAGGGGATCCGAAACCCCGATCACTCCAGAGCCCTCA TCAAAGAAAAgctgacagcagatccagacAGTGAGATTGCTACAACAAGTCTCCGAGTTTCACTTATTTGCCCG ttGGGGAAGATGCGTCTGACAGTGCCTTGCCGGGCAGTTACCTGCTCTCACCTGCAGTGTTTTGATGCTGCCCTGTACCTGCAGATGAATGAAAAGAAACCAACCTggatctgtcctgtgtgtgacAAGAAGGCTGCCTATGAAAGTCTTATTATAGATGG GTTATTCTTGGAGATTCTGAATGACTGTTCAGACAAGGATGAAATTCAATTCCAGCAAGATGGAACATGGTGTCCAATGAAACCAAAGAAAGAGTCTTTCAAAGTCCCCACGCCATTGTTTCAAAAAATTGAGC CCTCTGCTCCACCCCGTCAGTCTTCAATGTATTGCAATTCCTCTGAGACCAGCTCTACCAAGAAGGCAGATGTGATCGACCTGACGATAGAAAGCTCCTCATCTTCCGATGAGGATGAGGCAGAGTTCAGGATCCCACCATCCAAGAAACACTGTGTTTACATTTCTAAAAATGAGGAGGTGCATGCGAAAGG GGTGTTGGCCTATCAGcccagtgtgtgtttgccaaATGTCCAGGCTTTGGACCCGTCATATCTGACATCTACACTTCCTGACTATGCAGTACCCTTTCACTCCTCCACCCTGGCCACGATTCCTACAGACCCACAGA GTCTGGATATGTTTTCCTTCATTCAAGACCCCCAG CAGTACCAGCCCCAGATGTTCCTGGACAACCTGACCAGCAGCATGCAAAGTGTGGCTGCAGCCAACACCAGTACAGCCCTCATGCCCTCAGCAAGCAGCCACTACGACACCATCAGCCACACTACTGCATCAGTGCATGAGTCCCAGGTCATTACGAGAGGACGGACTGATGGCAGTATCGCAGATATTATTTCTTTAGACTGA